The DNA window ACTCCACTTTACCCCGCTGTTATTCGTTGAATTGGGCTTCAGGCGCATTGACAGACACTTCCTGCGACGGATGCGAGAACCAATCACCGCTTCAATCCACAGCACAAAGCGGCCGGTCGTAATAGTTCAGTGTATAAGCTTTGCTGCTGTCCGGGCAAGCCCAGTCTGTCAGATCGAACGCCGCTCTGTAGCTGACTCTATGGTTTGTATCCAACCTGGTCGTTTTGTGGCCGACTTATTGCTCGTCCACGATTGCCGTTGACTTGGCGGCGTTTGATGCGATCGACGGCGGCAGCGCCCAGGTGTCCGACACCAGCGGCGCGGCCGTCATCAGTATGTCGAGTTAACAGAACGCCATCGGGGCCAATTACCGGCCCTGGCCCCGTTGCCGATTGCCGCCGTTTCGATTGCCTGCCCGGCACACCGCAGGTCAGGGCGCTACTTCATAACCGGAGTTCTGGTTATAATCCCTCTCTGCTTCGCTTCCTCTCAACATTCATCTCCCGCGAGTCCCATGCCGCCCATCAGTGCCCATGCCCGCGTGCCCAAGCAGGGCCGCAGCCGCGAATCCTTCGAGCGTATCATCGTCGCCACCATTGAACTGCTGGGCGAGCGCGCGTACGACCAGATCACGCTGGCCGAGATCTGCCAGCGTTCCGGCGTGTCGACCGGGTCGCTGTATGGCCGGGTCGACGGCAAGGACGAACTGCTGCGCGTGGTGCAGGTGCGTTTCCTGGAAAACCTCGCCGAACAGTTCACCGCCGAAGCGGACCGCATCGCCGCCGAGGCGAGCGGACTCGCGCAGGTCGTGCCGGCCGTGGTGGCGGGTCTCGGCAACCTGCTGAAGGAACACGCCAGCGTGCTGCGTTCGTTCATGCTGCGCGGCTCGACCGATCCCGTGATCGGCGCGGCGGGCAAGAGAGCGGCGCTGGACAACCATGCGAAGTTCATCCGCCTGATCCAGGCGTGCCGCGACGAGATCCGCCATCCCCACCCGGACCGCGCCGTCGATACCGGCATGCTGCTCATCTACGCGACGCAGGCCCGCTTCCTGGGCCTGGACAGCATTGGCCGACTGGACGAGGCGGGCAGCTGGAACCAGCTGCTCGACGACCTGTCCGACATGATGCTGGCATTCTTGTTGTTCAAGCCGAAGCGGTAAAAACGTTCACCCGCTAGCCGCCTGGCTTTCGCAGATTTGTCAGCGAAATATAAGTAGAATTCTAATTATAATCAGTGTGCGAAACCGCAATCGCGTGCCGCATCGACCGGAGAGCATCGCGTTCGCTGTGGGACCGCGATGGCGGTTCCGAATGTTCAGCAACCTGGAGAAGTCGTCACATGAAATCCGTCAGTTCCCACCGCAGGCAATTCTTGGCGCTACTGGCGGCGTCCAGTGCGGCCACGCTCCTTCCGACAGGACCGGCCCACGCTTACCCGTCCTTTCCGCCACTGCGCGGCAGGCTGCGCCAGGGCCTGACACCGCACCTGTTCAATGCCGATCTCGAAGACACGTGCAGGATGGCCGTCGCGCTCGGGATCAAAGGCCTGGATTTCGTCAGTAATCCCGCCGACTGGCCACTGCTGAAGAAGCATGGACTGACAATGACGATGCTGCGGGTGGATCATGGCGGCGGACTGTCCCGTCTCGGGAGAGCGCCCGCAGGCCCTCCCGGCTGGAATGCGATCGGCACGCCGGACCAGGGCGGGGTATTCGAGGCGGCGCTGCGCGACCGGATCGATGCCGCTGCCATGCACGGCATCCCGAACATCATCCTGACCTGCGGCGAGCGTGGCGCCATCGGTCATGAAGAAGGCAAGCGCAATGCGCTGGCCTTCCTTCGCCGGGTCAGCGCACACGCGGAACAACGTGGCGTCACGTTGGCGATCGAGAATATCAATTCGGGCCACAGCGGCGGCCCGCCTGTCTCACCCGGCAGCATGTTCGACCACTTGTCCTGGGGACTGGATGTGGTCAGCAAGGTCAATTCGCGAAGCGTGAAGTTGCTGGTCGACCTCTACCATGCCCAGCTCATGGACGGCAACATCACGAACTTCCTGCGTGCCAACATGCAGTGGATCGGCCATTTCCATACGGGCGGCGTGCCCGGGCGAAACGAGATCGACGAGACACAGGAACTGAATTATCGACACGTCGCGCGTGTCATCGCCGAGCAGGGTTTCACCGGTTTCGTCAGCCACGAATGGATGCCTTCGGCAAGCGCGGACAAATTGACGGTCCTGCGGAAAAGCATCGAGATCATCGACGTCTGAGCTTCTTCGATCCGCCGGGCATGTCGATGCAGGGCGGGGCTGCCGGTCGATCGCATGTCCCCGGCGATGCGGCCATTGTCGTCCACAGGCACCTGAGGCTGACACTTGCCTCGCAAGAAGCTCAATGCCCGCGTGATGCCGGCCGCTGTCCCGTGGCCGGCATCACGCGGGCAAGACGCACCGTGAAATACAGCGCGGCCGCCAGCAGCGCCCACAGCAACGGCGCGGCGTACAGGTAGGCATCGGCATACCCTGCAGCCTTGCCGCCCGCGGTGGCTGCGTGGAAGAATACCCATCCCGTCAGCGCCACGCCCACCGCGCCGGCGATCTGCTGCACGGCGGTGAACAGGCCGGCGGCCACGCCGGCGTCGGCGATCGGCACATCCTGCAAGGTCGCGTTCGACAGCTGCGGCCCACACAGGCCCATGCCCAGCCCCATGCCGAACTGCGCCAGCAGCAGCGCCGGATAGACCAGCTGCCCACCATGCACCGACCACGCCGCCAGCAGCAGGCTCGCACACGACACGCCGATCCCGATCATCATCACCCGCACGCCGAGGCGGCGGAACAGCCACGGGCCAAGCAGCACGATGGCCCCCATCGCGCCGGCGGCGATCGGCGCGCACGCATAGGCCATCTCGGCGGCACCCAGTCCCAGGCCGGACTGCAGCACGAACGTCATGGCCAGCAGGTGGCCGGGCAGGATCGGGTTGATGCACAAGGTGCACAGCAAGCCCAGTGCCACCTTGCGGCGCTTCAGCAGGGCCGGGTCGACGAGGGCATTGCCGCGCGTGGCCTGGCGCCAGCGCAGGTAGCGTACCGTGCCCCAGGCCAGCGGCACGGTGGCGACCAGCAGCGCGACCAGGCCAACCGGCCAGCCGCGCGCGGGGCCTTCGATCAGCGGTGCCAGCAGGGCGAACAGCACGAGCACGGACAATGCGGCGCCAGCCGCGTCGATGCGGCTGGCGTTCACGCCGCGACCGGGCGGTAGCAACAGCCAGCCGGCGGCGAGGCTGAACAGGCCGATCGGCAGGTTGATGAGGAAGGTGAGCCGCCAGCCCAGGCCGAACCAGTTCGCATCGATCAGCAGGCCACCGACGATCGGGCCCAGCGCGGCGGAAAAGCCGCCGAGAAAGCCGAACACCGTATACACCTTGTAGCGCTGTTCGGGCGGGTACATGACCTGCACTAGCGCCATCACCTGCGGCACCATCAGCGCCGCGCTGGCGCCCTGCAGCAGCCGGGCAACCTGCAGGGCCAGCGCATCGGGCGCCAGGCCGCAGGCCACCGACGTCAAGGTAAACAGTGCGATCCCGGCCAGGAACATGCGCCGGTAGCCAAGGCTGTCGCCGAGCCGCCCGCCGACGATCAGCAACACCGCGAACGCCATCGCATAACCGGCGATGATCCATTCCAGCGCCGCCTTGCTGGCGCCCATGCCCGACTCGATCGACGGGATGGCGACATTGATGATGGTGGTGTCGAGCAGGTCCATCACGAAGGCAAGGGCCACGGCCACGAGGGCCAGCGTGCGGCGGCGCGGGGTAAAGGAGGCTGCCGCGGCAAAAGCGCTGCCCTCCGCGGCGATAACGGTATCGGTCATTGCAGGTTTCCAGGTTGTCGGCGCCCACCGGGCGCCGCGGGTTTTTCTAGACGGTCGCGGCGACCTCGATGATCCGTTCACGGATCCAGCGGATCGCCGGGTCGTTGTTGCGGTGCTTGTGCCATTGCAGCATCTGCACCAGGCGCGGGATGCGCGGTGGCGGTTCCCACACGCGGATCGGCAGCGTTTGCTGCGCCTGCAGCGCGATGCGCCGGTGCACGGTGGCGATGCGGTCCGTGCCGACCACCAGCGAGGGCAGGGCGGTCAGCGTCGGCGCGGTGACTTCGACGCGGCGTTTCACATCGAAGCTTTCCATGAACCAGCCATCGAAGCTGGCCAGCGGCTTGCCGGTCGTGAAGGCGGCCGCCACGTGGCCGCAGGCCAGGTAATCGTCGAAGGTCAGGCGTTCGCGCACCCGGCTGTTGCCTTCCCACGTCACGCACAGGTAGTCGTCCTCGAACAGTGCGGCCGATGGATGTTCCTTCGACAGGTATTGCGACGGGATCACGAGGAAATCGGCGTCGCCCTTCTCCAGAAGGTCGGCCGGCTTGTCGTGCTGGTGGCGCAGGTGCAGCCGCAGGCCCGGCGCCTCGCGGTACAGGGCGGCCAGTAGCGGCGGCACCAGCACGGCCGTGGTGTAGTCGGACACGAGCAGGATCACGTCGCGCGCTTCGCTGGCCGGGTCGAACCGGGGCTGCGCGGCGATCGTGGTATCGATGCGCATCAGCACCTCGCGCACCGGCTCGACCAGGTCGCGCGCCCGCGGTGTCAGCATCATCTGGCGGCCGGCCGCGACCAGCAGTTCGTCGTTGAAATAGGCGCGCAGCCGGGCCAGCGCGCTGCTGGTGGCGGACTGGCTGAGAAAGACCTTCTCGGCCGCGTGCGTGATGTTGCGCTCGGTGAGCAGGGCATTGAGGATCACCAGCAGGTTCAGGTCGAGCTTGTTGAAACGCATTGCATCTCCAGTGCGCGAACGGGTGGAAAAAGTGCTCCGAATATAGCGACAAACGGGCCGGTGGCCCGGCCGGGTGGCTATTCAAGTTTTGGATATCTGCTATCCATACAATCCGGTAGCGTGGATAAACTTTTTGATGGGAAAAGCCAGGATTAAGCGATATCATAATTCGAATTCTGATTTTTAACCAGTTCGAACGGCCGCAGAGCCGTACACCAACGATGGAGACGAAGATGCAGAACAACGGTCCTCAAGCAGTCCGCCAGGCCGACTGGCGCCAGGGATGGATCCTGGTGTTTTCGGGCTTCCTGCCCGTGATGGCGATCATCGCCCTGGCGCCCACGCTGCCCACGCTGCTGGCCCATTTCCACGATGTGCCGAACGCAAAGCTGATGGTGCCGCTGCTGATCACGGCCCCCAGCGCCTGCATCGCGCTGTTCGCGCCGGCGGCCGGCATGATTGCCGACCGGTTCGGGCGCCGCAAGCTGCTGTTGTGGGCCATGGCCTTCTACGGCTGCGGCGGCCTGATGCCCTTCTTCATCGATAACTTCTGGGCGGTGGTGGCGGGGCGCTTCGTGATCGGCATCGGCGAAGCCGGCGTGCTCACCGTCGTCAACACGCTGCTCGCCGACTACTTCGATGAACAGGCGCGGCACCGCTGGCTGATGATCCAGGGCGTGGTCGGCTCCATGCTCGGCACGCTGACGATCGCCTCTTCCGGCTTCCTTGCCGCGCAGGGCTGGCAGTTCCCGTTCCTCGTGTATGGCGTGGCGATCCCGATCTTCCTGGCCAGCCTCGCTTACCTGTACGAGCCAGCGCCGCGCGCGAAAAGCGCAGGCCGGGCGGCGGGCAGCCCGCCCGCCACGCCCTTCCCGTACATGGTCGCCTTGCTGGTGTGCGGCGTCACGGTGGTGCTGTCGACGATCTACTACGTGCAGGTCATCAATTTCTCGCTGCTGCTCAAGGAAATGGGCATCGGCGATCCGAAGTCGATCGGCTTGTGGATGGCCATTCCCAGCATCGGCGTGCCGATCGGCGCCGTGGTGTTCAAGCTGACGACGCGCTTTGGCGCCGGCGCGCAGATCTTCCTGGTCTTCCTGTGCTATGCGATCGGGCTGGGCGGCATCGGCCTCGCGCCCGACTACAAGGTGGCACTGGCCTTCGCCTTCGTGCAGCAGCTGGCCAACGGCATCATCGTGCCGGCGCTGATCGCCTGGACGCAGGGCAAATTCTCGTTCGAGCACCGCGGCCAGGGCATGGGCCTGTGGGCCAGTTCGTTCTTCGTCGCCCAGTTCCTGTCGCCGGCGGCTGTCAACGCGATGCGCGGCATGGTCGGCGACCTGCAGGCGGCATTCCTCGCCTTCGGCATCATCGCCGGGATCTGCGCGATCGGCGCCTGCCTGCTGCGGCTGCGGCGCCCGCCGGCGGTGTCCGGCGCGTTCTCCTAGCGCGACCCTCTACGGGCGTCCGGCACCCGCTGCATGGTGCCGCGCCGCGGCGGCGGAACGCCCGGTTTTCCACACGAATCACATGGCCCGACCCGGCCAGGGACTCCTGCAACCCAAATTCTGAAAAGGACCACCATGACCACACCCCACGACATCAAGCGCGGCGTCTCGCTGTACAGCTACCAGTACGAAACCTTCCTGCGCAGGATGACGCTGGACGATTGCATCGCCCATGCCGCCAGCCTGGGCGCGCGCGGCATCGAAGTCGTCAGCGAACAGTCGTTCACCGGCTTCCCCGACGTGCCCCAGGCGCAGATCGACGGCTGGTTCGACTCGCTCGAACGCCACGGCGCCTATGCGCAATGCCACGACATGTTCCTGGACGTGAAGCTCTACAAGGACCGCAAGCTGAACTTCGAAGAAATGGTCACGTCGCTCAAGCGCGACCTGCGTTTCGCGAAGCGGCTCGGCTGCCGCAACGTGCGCGTGATCGTCAACACGCCGCCGGAAGTGGTAGTGGCCTGCGTGCCGCTGGCGGAGGAACTCGACGTGCGCATGGGCATCGAGGTGCATTCGCCGTTCCACTTCGACCACCCGTGGATCCTGCGCTACACGGAACTGACGCGCGCCACGGGGTCGGACCATGTGGGCTACGTGCCCGACATGGGCATGTACACGAAGAACTACCCGCCCGTCTTCCGCGACCGCTTCCTGCGCCTGGGCGCCACGCCGAAGATCGTCGAGTACATCCTCGAGGCACATGCCGCGCGCGTGCTGGCCGACTACGTGCTGATGGACGTGCGCAAGCTGGGCGGCAATGCCGTGGACCTGCAGATGGCCGAGACGCTGCGCCACAACATCTGGAGCAATCCGCGCCGCATGCTCGAATTCATGCCGTGGATCTTCAACATCCACGCCAAGTTCTACGAGATCGACGACAGCGGCCGCGAGCCGGCCATCCCCTACGAGGAAATCATTCCCGTGCTGATCGAGGGCGGCTACCAGGGCCACCTGTCGAGCGAGTACGAAGGCCAGCGCCACATCGAGGATGCGTTCGAGGTGGATGGCCGGGAGCAGGTGCGGCGGCAACAGGACATGTTCAAGCGCCTGCTCGGCGAAGCCTGACCATCACAGAAAGCATTCAAGGAGAATCCCATGTACGACCAGCACATCATCTATCCCGGCAGCGTGCGCAATACCGACGACGGCGCCGGCTGGCAGTTCGGCGCGCGCCTGCCGTATTACCGCGGCCAGATCCTCTCGGCCGTCGAGGACATCGCCATCACCGTCGACGGCGAAAAGATCGCGCGCGAGCAGGTGCGCTTCACGGTTCGCGGCCGCACCTTCACGCTCGACGAACTGGAAACGGAATACGTGGAACGCTGGGAATTCGGCGAAGTGGCCCAGGTATCGGTGCTGCGGCCGGGCGGGCTGCCGGCCGGCGAGCACCAGGTGACGGCGGCGGTCCAGCTGCGCATCTCGTACCTGCCGTGGAGCCCGGTCACCAGCTGCACTACCGGCGCCACGATCGCGCCCGCGCACGCCTGATCGCCACGATCCGCCAGGCGGCTATTGCCGCCTGATCGAACGTCGGGGCGGCCCGGATGGCGCCGTGATCGGCGGCCCTGGCAGCGCATCACTTTCAGATCCAGACACGTTTGACGCGCCTTCGCGCGGACGTGGAAACCCCTGCCTGGCACGTGGCCATGCGGGGCTTCGCACGCCCGTGCCGGCGGCGCCGGTATTCACCGGATCGATGCCAGTCATCCAAACAATCAGGCCGGATGGGGCATCGAAACGGGCAGTCCAGCAACTATCATTTTTCGCACAACACAACACCCGACAGCGGGTCACGACCCGCCGATGACCAGGAGACGAAAATGAAACACCCCAAGCTCAGCTCGATCACCCATGCGCTTTGCGCCGCGGGTTGCCTGTCCTTCGCGACAGGCGCCGCCGCCCAGGCCGGTGACGCCAGCCAGGAAGCAAAGCCGGACCGTGGCGGCATCGCCGAAGTGATCATCACGGCGCAGAAGGTGGCACAGCCGGCGAGCAAGACGCCGCTGGCGCTGTCCGTCATATCGGGCGACGACTTGAAGAACGCCGGCACGAACGACCCGCGCGCGCTGGCCGAAGCGCTGCCGAACGTGGAAATCGCCCAGGAGAGCGGCATGCTGCAGGTATCGATCCGCGGCGTGACGAGCCTGGACATGACGGAGAAGGGCGACCCGTCGGCGGCATTCCATGTCGACGGCGCCTACATCCCCCGCTACGAGGCGCAGGCCGCGGCCTTCTTCGACCTGGACCGCATCGAAGTGCTGCGCGGCCCGCAAGGCACGCTGTACGGCCGCAACGCCACCGCCGGCGCGATCAACCTGATCACGAACAAGCCCACGCGCAAGCTGGAAGGCAAGGTCGGCGTCGAGCTGGGCAACTACCGCACGCGGCGCGTCGATGCGATGCTGAACGTGCCGATCGGCGACAACTGGGCGATGCGCGCGGCGATCAACACCAACAAGCACGAAACGTACTACAACGCGGGCCCGAACACGATCGAGCTGGAAAGCCAGGACGACAAGTCCGCGCGCCTGCACCTGCTGGGCACTTTCGGCAAGGACACCAGTCTGCTGCTGACGGCGGAACAGAACAGGATCGGCGGCGGCGCCTCGTCGCCGGTGCCGATCACGAACTTCTTCGACGGTGAACTGATCGGCAAGCTGGGCTTCACGCCGGCCGGCCGCGGCAACCATATCAAGGATCCCGTCTACGTCGACCGCGGCAAGGGCGTGCAGCGCACGGCGTTCTGGGAATTCAAGCAGGATGCCGGTTCCCACCGCGACAACGAGGCCACGTCGCTGCGCGGCGAGTTCAAGACACGCGTGGCCGACATCGACGTCACGTACCAGCTGGCGAAGATGCGGCTGACGCTGGACCAGCTGAACAACGGGGTCTACTTCGGCTTCCCGTTCACCACGCTGAACGTGGGCGACAGCGACGCGGTCTCGCACGAGTTCCGCCTCAATTCCACGGGCACCGGGCCGCTGCGCTGGGTGGCCGGCGTGTACAAGTTCGACGAGGACATCTTCCGCCGCGCCGCCTACACGACCTACGTCACGGCACCCTTCGGCCAGTTCAACATCGTGCTGCCGTTCCTGGCCACGCTGAACAACAAGTCGACGGCGGCGTTCGGGCAAGCCACCTATGCGGTGCGCGACGATACCCGGCTGATCGTCGGCGTGCGCCGCACCCGTGACCGCAAGTCCGGTTACGATCCGCTCAGTGGCGAAGCCGCGGTGCCGCCGGCAACGGAGAGTTCGAAGGCGTATTCGGAAGACGTACGCTTCAACAACACCAGCTGGAAGCTCGGCATCGATCACGACCTGCGGCCGAACGTGATGGTGTATGGCAGCATCTCGACAGGCTACAAGGCGGGCGGCTTCAACGCCGAACGGGACACGGGCGTGTACCGGCCGGAGACCCTGAAGGCCTACGAGGCCGGCATCAAGGGCCGCTTCCTGGACAACCGCCTGCAACTGTCCGCCAACGTCTTTCATTACGCCTATGAAGACCAGCAGCTGACGACGACGACCTGCCGTACCAACGATCCCGCATCGTGTCATTCGTTCACGGCGAACGCGGCCAACTCGGAAGTCGACGGCGCCGAGTTCGAAGGCAAGCTGCGCGTGTTCGAGGACGGCACGCTGAGCACGAGCGTGGCGTTCACCGATGCAAAGTACAAGAGCTACCATCCGACCGCCACGATCGATTTCTCCGGGCAGAAGCTGGACCGCGCTCCCACGTCGACGATCAGCCTGGGCTACACGCATCATTTCACGCTGGGCAATGGCGGCGAGATCACGGCCACCGCCAACACGCGGCACTCGACGTCGTATTACATCAGCGACCCGGTCGAAGGCATCCGCTACCGCCAGCCGTCGTACTGGAAATCCGATGCCTCGATCGGCTATGCCGACCCGGACGGCAAGTGGAACGTGCAATTGTTCGTCAAGAACATCGAGGATACGGTGAAGATCGAAAGCCGCGTGCCGGGTTCGTTCTTCCTGAACGATCCGCGCACGTACGGGGTGCGGGCGGCGTATAACTTCTAAGGGTCGGTACTGCTCGACATCGTGCCTGCCGGCTCACGGCAGGATTCGTTCGACATCGGTTCGGGCATCCGGCGAGGCGCGGGAATGGGGGGAAGCCTGAGGGACTTCGGGCATGGCATGAAGGGTGGCAGCGCCGTCTGGCGCCAAGTCACTCCTGTTCGAGGACCAGCCCTGACCAGGAGCGCAGCAATTCGTACACGGCGTGAAAGCTCATGTGCTCACCAGGCTGCCCGGCAATCCGGTGCGGGTCGCCGGTCACGATCTGCAGCGGCGCATGTCGCTCAGAGTCCGAAGCAGAATGGTGCTGCACCAAAATGACCACCGTGTCACTTGCTGTCAACTTGTTTTCGCTTGGCCAGTATTTCCTCACCCCTTGCCGTCCGCTCCGGTACACCCTCCGAGAACGTGACTTCCGCCGTGTCATCCGGATAGAGATGGATGCCAACATAGCGGATGTGTGGCGGGATCTGTCCGGGTGCGATGACCAATGCATTCTTCATGTTCACCGTTTCACCGTTGCGGGGCATGCCTCTCGGACCGTCGAGCCGCCAGCTCAGGGTCTGGGCGCCGAAGGGGATGCGGACGCCAACAATTGTCCCGGTAGCGCCGTAATTATTCATGACCCCGAGGTCCTCGCCGTTGAAGAAGATGTCAAAGACAGGGCGGTCGATGTACGAAAACATTTCCGCATTCAATACGATATGCTCGCGCGGCTTTCCTTCTCCCTGGTTGCAAGCCGCCAGCGGCATCAGGAACCCCAAACCGAGAAACTTGAGCATGCCGCGCCTGTCTTGCAGGCCCGATCCGTTTTTTTCACTACCTGTTACGTGATTCCAGTTCTTCACCTGTACACCTTCATTTGATCGGCTATCGCATGCCACATGTCACAGGGGATGTTATCGCAACGCGCCTGCGCGAAAGCCGGAAATGATACCAAATTTGTTACGCCAGTCGTGATCACCGTCGGGTGCCAGCCGAGCAGGCCGAAGGTTGAGGCTATTGACAGTTATGCATCAGAAAAAATAGAATGAGAATTATTCTCATTTAAAATGCATCGCCATCTAACCGCCGACAATGACAACCACACTCCATCGCACGCACATCGCCCAGTCCATCTTCCTTTTCCTGGCCGCCGCGAGCGCCGCTCGGGCATCGGGCCAGGATGCAACGACGTCCCAGGACG is part of the Pseudoduganella lutea genome and encodes:
- a CDS encoding C-glycoside deglycosidase beta subunit domain-containing protein, which produces MYDQHIIYPGSVRNTDDGAGWQFGARLPYYRGQILSAVEDIAITVDGEKIAREQVRFTVRGRTFTLDELETEYVERWEFGEVAQVSVLRPGGLPAGEHQVTAAVQLRISYLPWSPVTSCTTGATIAPAHA
- a CDS encoding TetR/AcrR family transcriptional regulator codes for the protein MPPISAHARVPKQGRSRESFERIIVATIELLGERAYDQITLAEICQRSGVSTGSLYGRVDGKDELLRVVQVRFLENLAEQFTAEADRIAAEASGLAQVVPAVVAGLGNLLKEHASVLRSFMLRGSTDPVIGAAGKRAALDNHAKFIRLIQACRDEIRHPHPDRAVDTGMLLIYATQARFLGLDSIGRLDEAGSWNQLLDDLSDMMLAFLLFKPKR
- a CDS encoding MFS transporter; protein product: MQNNGPQAVRQADWRQGWILVFSGFLPVMAIIALAPTLPTLLAHFHDVPNAKLMVPLLITAPSACIALFAPAAGMIADRFGRRKLLLWAMAFYGCGGLMPFFIDNFWAVVAGRFVIGIGEAGVLTVVNTLLADYFDEQARHRWLMIQGVVGSMLGTLTIASSGFLAAQGWQFPFLVYGVAIPIFLASLAYLYEPAPRAKSAGRAAGSPPATPFPYMVALLVCGVTVVLSTIYYVQVINFSLLLKEMGIGDPKSIGLWMAIPSIGVPIGAVVFKLTTRFGAGAQIFLVFLCYAIGLGGIGLAPDYKVALAFAFVQQLANGIIVPALIAWTQGKFSFEHRGQGMGLWASSFFVAQFLSPAAVNAMRGMVGDLQAAFLAFGIIAGICAIGACLLRLRRPPAVSGAFS
- a CDS encoding MFS transporter, which gives rise to MTDTVIAAEGSAFAAAASFTPRRRTLALVAVALAFVMDLLDTTIINVAIPSIESGMGASKAALEWIIAGYAMAFAVLLIVGGRLGDSLGYRRMFLAGIALFTLTSVACGLAPDALALQVARLLQGASAALMVPQVMALVQVMYPPEQRYKVYTVFGFLGGFSAALGPIVGGLLIDANWFGLGWRLTFLINLPIGLFSLAAGWLLLPPGRGVNASRIDAAGAALSVLVLFALLAPLIEGPARGWPVGLVALLVATVPLAWGTVRYLRWRQATRGNALVDPALLKRRKVALGLLCTLCINPILPGHLLAMTFVLQSGLGLGAAEMAYACAPIAAGAMGAIVLLGPWLFRRLGVRVMMIGIGVSCASLLLAAWSVHGGQLVYPALLLAQFGMGLGMGLCGPQLSNATLQDVPIADAGVAAGLFTAVQQIAGAVGVALTGWVFFHAATAGGKAAGYADAYLYAAPLLWALLAAALYFTVRLARVMPATGQRPASRGH
- a CDS encoding sugar phosphate isomerase/epimerase family protein translates to MTTPHDIKRGVSLYSYQYETFLRRMTLDDCIAHAASLGARGIEVVSEQSFTGFPDVPQAQIDGWFDSLERHGAYAQCHDMFLDVKLYKDRKLNFEEMVTSLKRDLRFAKRLGCRNVRVIVNTPPEVVVACVPLAEELDVRMGIEVHSPFHFDHPWILRYTELTRATGSDHVGYVPDMGMYTKNYPPVFRDRFLRLGATPKIVEYILEAHAARVLADYVLMDVRKLGGNAVDLQMAETLRHNIWSNPRRMLEFMPWIFNIHAKFYEIDDSGREPAIPYEEIIPVLIEGGYQGHLSSEYEGQRHIEDAFEVDGREQVRRQQDMFKRLLGEA
- a CDS encoding TonB-dependent receptor, whose product is MKHPKLSSITHALCAAGCLSFATGAAAQAGDASQEAKPDRGGIAEVIITAQKVAQPASKTPLALSVISGDDLKNAGTNDPRALAEALPNVEIAQESGMLQVSIRGVTSLDMTEKGDPSAAFHVDGAYIPRYEAQAAAFFDLDRIEVLRGPQGTLYGRNATAGAINLITNKPTRKLEGKVGVELGNYRTRRVDAMLNVPIGDNWAMRAAINTNKHETYYNAGPNTIELESQDDKSARLHLLGTFGKDTSLLLTAEQNRIGGGASSPVPITNFFDGELIGKLGFTPAGRGNHIKDPVYVDRGKGVQRTAFWEFKQDAGSHRDNEATSLRGEFKTRVADIDVTYQLAKMRLTLDQLNNGVYFGFPFTTLNVGDSDAVSHEFRLNSTGTGPLRWVAGVYKFDEDIFRRAAYTTYVTAPFGQFNIVLPFLATLNNKSTAAFGQATYAVRDDTRLIVGVRRTRDRKSGYDPLSGEAAVPPATESSKAYSEDVRFNNTSWKLGIDHDLRPNVMVYGSISTGYKAGGFNAERDTGVYRPETLKAYEAGIKGRFLDNRLQLSANVFHYAYEDQQLTTTTCRTNDPASCHSFTANAANSEVDGAEFEGKLRVFEDGTLSTSVAFTDAKYKSYHPTATIDFSGQKLDRAPTSTISLGYTHHFTLGNGGEITATANTRHSTSYYISDPVEGIRYRQPSYWKSDASIGYADPDGKWNVQLFVKNIEDTVKIESRVPGSFFLNDPRTYGVRAAYNF
- a CDS encoding LysR family transcriptional regulator — its product is MRFNKLDLNLLVILNALLTERNITHAAEKVFLSQSATSSALARLRAYFNDELLVAAGRQMMLTPRARDLVEPVREVLMRIDTTIAAQPRFDPASEARDVILLVSDYTTAVLVPPLLAALYREAPGLRLHLRHQHDKPADLLEKGDADFLVIPSQYLSKEHPSAALFEDDYLCVTWEGNSRVRERLTFDDYLACGHVAAAFTTGKPLASFDGWFMESFDVKRRVEVTAPTLTALPSLVVGTDRIATVHRRIALQAQQTLPIRVWEPPPRIPRLVQMLQWHKHRNNDPAIRWIRERIIEVAATV
- a CDS encoding TIM barrel protein; translation: MKSVSSHRRQFLALLAASSAATLLPTGPAHAYPSFPPLRGRLRQGLTPHLFNADLEDTCRMAVALGIKGLDFVSNPADWPLLKKHGLTMTMLRVDHGGGLSRLGRAPAGPPGWNAIGTPDQGGVFEAALRDRIDAAAMHGIPNIILTCGERGAIGHEEGKRNALAFLRRVSAHAEQRGVTLAIENINSGHSGGPPVSPGSMFDHLSWGLDVVSKVNSRSVKLLVDLYHAQLMDGNITNFLRANMQWIGHFHTGGVPGRNEIDETQELNYRHVARVIAEQGFTGFVSHEWMPSASADKLTVLRKSIEIIDV